The nucleotide sequence CCCACTTTTCTATATATTGGTCTGCCGTTTGATATTGCCTAGTATATATTACTTGAATATTCCCATAGATTTCAATATTCTCTATCGCTGCATTAGAGTGATGGGCGTCAAATACTATGATGATATTTATACCTTTATAGGCTTGGTAATTCTGCATTATATCTATAAGTTTTTCTCTAGCATTTTCTAAATTATCACTAGCAATAGCTTTAAGTTCTGGCCAACTATTAACTATATTATACCCATCTACCAATAAGAACTCTTCCACATATTCTCCCCCTCATCCCCTTTGACGGACTATCTCATACATCAGCACTGCTGCAGCTACAGATGCATTTAATGATTGAATCTTGCCCTCCATGGGGATTTTGACGAGAAAATCACATTTTTCCTTTACCAAGCGCCCGAGTCCCTTTCCTTCACTACCTATTACCAACGCAATAGGCCCGTCCAAATTTTCTTTGGTATATACGCTACCTTCCATATCAGCTCCCGCCACCCAAAGTCCCTTTTCCTTTATATAGTCAATTGTATTTGCTATATTTGTCACTTTAGCAATCATCATATGTTCAACAGCTCCCGCCGATGCCTTTACTACAGTAGGAGTGAGGCCTACTGATCTGTGTTTAGGTATTATTATACCATCCACTCCCGAGCATTCAGCAGTCCTTATTATAGCGCCAAAGTTATGTGGATCTGTAATCTCATCCAATATCAATATAAAAGGTGGAGCATCCCCTTTAGAAGCATTTTCTAATATATCATCTACATCAACATAGTTGTAGGATGCTACTATAGCTATAACGCCCTGATGGGAAGCAGATACCGCTATATTATCCAAATGCCTTTTATCCACCCTTTGAACCAATATATTTTTATTTCTTGCCTTTGCTATAATCTGTCTTGTCCTTCCATCATCCAAATCTTTTGATATAAGTATCTTTTCAATATCCCTGTCTCCCCGCAAGGCC is from Xylanivirga thermophila and encodes:
- the rlmB gene encoding 23S rRNA (guanosine(2251)-2'-O)-methyltransferase RlmB; the encoded protein is MLDNQNQIEGKNPVLEALRGDRDIEKILISKDLDDGRTRQIIAKARNKNILVQRVDKRHLDNIAVSASHQGVIAIVASYNYVDVDDILENASKGDAPPFILILDEITDPHNFGAIIRTAECSGVDGIIIPKHRSVGLTPTVVKASAGAVEHMMIAKVTNIANTIDYIKEKGLWVAGADMEGSVYTKENLDGPIALVIGSEGKGLGRLVKEKCDFLVKIPMEGKIQSLNASVAAAVLMYEIVRQRG
- a CDS encoding NYN domain-containing protein translates to MEEFLLVDGYNIVNSWPELKAIASDNLENAREKLIDIMQNYQAYKGINIIIVFDAHHSNAAIENIEIYGNIQVIYTRQYQTADQYIEKWVNDMGKYRRIRVATSDYMEQTTILSRGGIRMSARELLLEVELAQKELEDVHINKILPKQNLLSDRVDKSTLAKLEKLRRQNS